The following proteins come from a genomic window of Pseudomonas syringae:
- a CDS encoding amidase has translation MQNPSELLGKSATELRALIGNKQLSPVELLDACIARIESLNPKINAFAATCFERARDEALLAEQAVLQGEPLGLLHGLPIGIKDLEETAGVLTTYGSQLFRDNIPAQDNLFVSRLRAAGAIMVGKTNVPELGAGANTRNVVWGATGNPFNPELNAGGSSGGSAAALAVDMVPLCSGSDTGGSLRIPAALCGIVGLRPSPGLVPSERKKLGWTPISVVGPMGRTVADTLLQLRASAGLGQSDPLSYAVAEDDFAPRIVDLSQLRVGYSEDFGTCAVDTGIRAVFREKINALRPLFKSCEAIDLNLSSAHRTFDVLRAEAFVAGLQDAHDRDPDALGPNTRANFEMGAAMSLQDCVKAHGEQSRIFRAFQKQFEYYDLILAPTTPVSPFPWSELYLREVNGVPLDNYYRWLALCYTITLTTNPALSLPCGTDQQGMPFGLQIIGGFRGDAKLLACAEAIEHATANDPRLSRPRPDLQKLLASAVDLTHIVTHPPIYGGSGTGKPDIGAM, from the coding sequence ATGCAAAATCCATCCGAACTGCTCGGCAAATCCGCCACCGAACTGCGGGCGCTGATCGGCAACAAACAGCTCTCTCCAGTGGAATTGCTGGACGCTTGCATCGCGCGTATCGAAAGCCTGAATCCAAAGATCAATGCGTTTGCCGCGACCTGTTTCGAGCGCGCCCGCGATGAAGCGCTGTTGGCCGAGCAGGCTGTGCTGCAAGGCGAACCGCTGGGTCTGCTGCACGGCCTGCCGATCGGTATCAAGGACCTGGAAGAAACCGCCGGGGTGCTCACCACTTACGGCTCGCAGCTGTTTCGCGACAACATCCCTGCCCAGGACAACCTGTTCGTGTCGCGCCTGCGCGCAGCCGGGGCGATCATGGTCGGCAAGACCAACGTCCCGGAACTGGGTGCAGGTGCCAACACCCGCAACGTGGTGTGGGGCGCGACCGGCAACCCGTTCAACCCTGAGCTGAATGCCGGCGGTTCTTCAGGTGGCTCGGCCGCCGCGCTGGCCGTGGACATGGTGCCGTTGTGCAGCGGTTCGGACACCGGTGGCTCGCTGCGTATTCCTGCGGCACTGTGCGGCATCGTCGGCCTGCGCCCTTCGCCGGGGCTGGTGCCGAGCGAGCGCAAGAAGCTCGGCTGGACACCGATTTCCGTGGTCGGTCCCATGGGCCGCACTGTTGCCGACACCCTGCTGCAGCTGCGCGCCAGCGCCGGGCTTGGGCAGTCCGATCCGTTGAGCTATGCCGTCGCCGAGGATGACTTCGCGCCGCGCATTGTCGACCTCAGCCAGTTGCGGGTCGGCTATAGCGAAGATTTCGGTACCTGCGCGGTGGACACCGGTATCCGCGCAGTCTTCCGGGAAAAGATCAACGCACTGAGGCCGCTATTCAAATCCTGCGAAGCCATCGACCTGAACCTGAGCAGTGCCCATCGCACCTTTGATGTGCTACGCGCCGAAGCCTTCGTTGCAGGCCTACAAGACGCCCACGACCGCGACCCGGATGCGCTGGGCCCCAACACCCGCGCCAACTTCGAAATGGGAGCGGCGATGTCCTTGCAGGACTGCGTCAAGGCGCATGGTGAACAGAGCCGGATCTTTCGCGCTTTCCAGAAGCAATTCGAGTATTACGACCTGATCCTCGCGCCCACCACGCCGGTATCGCCCTTCCCGTGGAGCGAGCTGTACCTGCGCGAAGTCAACGGCGTGCCACTGGACAATTACTATCGCTGGCTGGCGCTGTGCTACACCATCACCCTGACCACCAACCCGGCGTTGTCCCTGCCCTGCGGCACCGACCAGCAAGGCATGCCGTTCGGGCTACAGATCATTGGCGGCTTTCGTGGCGACGCGAAACTGCTGGCCTGCGCCGAGGCGATTGAACACGCGACGGCGAACGACCCGCGTCTGTCTCGCCCGCGCCCGGACCTGCAGAAACTGCTGGCCTCGGCGGTCGACCTGACACACATCGTCACCCATCCACCGATCTATGGCGGATCGGGGACGGGCAAGCCGGATATTGGAGCGATGTGA